A window of the Buteo buteo chromosome 8, bButBut1.hap1.1, whole genome shotgun sequence genome harbors these coding sequences:
- the POGLUT1 gene encoding protein O-glucosyltransferase 1 isoform X2 produces MGRAALALWAMAAAAAVWRPEPAAAGGPADAKWKTITDQIKKAVEVYKPCVKANCSCYQSVWKQDLAPFRGGVSKEIISDVVSRKLGTHYQIIKNKLYREQDCLFPARCSGVEHFLLGIINRLPDMEMVINVRDYPQVPKWMKPIIPVFSFSKTPEYNDIMYPAWTFWEGGPAVWPIYPTGLGRWDLMREDLRRSAEKWPWMKKISKGYFRGSRTSPERDPLILLSRETPELVDAEYTKNQAWKSEKDTLGKPPAKEIPLVDHCKYKYLFNFRGVAASFRLKHLFLCGSLVFHVGEEWLEFFYPQLKPWVHYIPVRSDLSNVRELLQFVKENDAIAQEISERSLVQL; encoded by the exons atGGGGCGGGCGGCGCTGGCCCTGTGggcgatggcggcggcggctgccgtGTGGCGGCCGGAgcccgccgcggcgggcggcccggcAG ATGCCAAGTGGAAAACAATAACTGACCAAATTAAGAAAGCTGTGGAAGTCTATAAGCCATGTGTAAAGGCGAACTGCAGCTGCTACCAAAG tgtctgGAAGCAGGACCTGGCTCCTTTTCGAGGTGGCGTTTCCAAGGAGATAATATCAGATGTGGTGAGCCGGAAGCTCGGGACACATTACCAAATCATTAAGAACAAATTGTACCGTGAGCAGGACTGCTTGTTCCCTGCAAG ATGCAGTGGAGTTGAGCACTTCCTTCTGGGGATCATCAACCGCCTCCCTGACATGGAAATGGTGATCAATGTGCGAGACTACCCCCAGGTCCCCAAGTGGATGAAACCCATTATCCCAGTCTTCTCCTTCAGTAAG ACACCTGAATACAATGACATAATGTATCCTGCCTGGACATTTTGGGAAGGAGGACCAGCTGTTTGGCCAATTTACCCAACAGGTTTAGGGCGCTGGGACCTCATGAGAGAGGACCTCAGAAG atCTGCAGAAAAATGGCcatggatgaaaaaaatctctaaaggATATTTCCGAGGATCCAG aacGAGTCCTGAGAGAGATCCCCTCATTCTGCTGTCCCGAGAAACCCCAGAACTTGTTGATGCTGAGTACACTAAAAACCAGGCTTGGAAATCTGAAAAG GACACCTTAGGGAAGCCTCCTGCAAAGGAAATTCCACTGGTTGATCACTGCAAATACAA GTATCTGTTTAATTTCCGGGGAGTGGCTGCCAGTTTCCGGCTGAAACACCTTTTCTTATGTGGTTCACTTGTGTTTCACGTTGGAGAAGAGTGGTTGGAGTTCTTCTACCCTCAGCTGAAGCCTTGGGTCCACTACATCCCAGTCCGATCAGACCTCTCTAACGTCAG GGAGCTGCTGCAGTTTGTAAAGGAGAATGATGCCATAGCACAAGAAATTTCAGAGAG GTCTTTGGTTCAGCTGTGA
- the POGLUT1 gene encoding protein O-glucosyltransferase 1 isoform X3, with protein MGRAALALWAMAAAAAVWRPEPAAAGGPADAKWKTITDQIKKAVEVYKPCVKANCSCYQSVWKQDLAPFRGGVSKEIISDVVSRKLGTHYQIIKNKLYREQDCLFPARCSGVEHFLLGIINRLPDMEMVINVRDYPQVPKWMKPIIPVFSFSKTPEYNDIMYPAWTFWEGGPAVWPIYPTGLGRWDLMREDLRRSAEKWPWMKKISKGYFRGSRTSPERDPLILLSRETPELVDAEYTKNQAWKSEKDTLGKPPAKEIPLVDHCKYKYLFNFRGVAASFRLKHLFLCGSLVFHVGEEWLEFFYPQLKPWVHYIPVRSDLSNVRELLQFVKENDAIAQEISES; from the exons atGGGGCGGGCGGCGCTGGCCCTGTGggcgatggcggcggcggctgccgtGTGGCGGCCGGAgcccgccgcggcgggcggcccggcAG ATGCCAAGTGGAAAACAATAACTGACCAAATTAAGAAAGCTGTGGAAGTCTATAAGCCATGTGTAAAGGCGAACTGCAGCTGCTACCAAAG tgtctgGAAGCAGGACCTGGCTCCTTTTCGAGGTGGCGTTTCCAAGGAGATAATATCAGATGTGGTGAGCCGGAAGCTCGGGACACATTACCAAATCATTAAGAACAAATTGTACCGTGAGCAGGACTGCTTGTTCCCTGCAAG ATGCAGTGGAGTTGAGCACTTCCTTCTGGGGATCATCAACCGCCTCCCTGACATGGAAATGGTGATCAATGTGCGAGACTACCCCCAGGTCCCCAAGTGGATGAAACCCATTATCCCAGTCTTCTCCTTCAGTAAG ACACCTGAATACAATGACATAATGTATCCTGCCTGGACATTTTGGGAAGGAGGACCAGCTGTTTGGCCAATTTACCCAACAGGTTTAGGGCGCTGGGACCTCATGAGAGAGGACCTCAGAAG atCTGCAGAAAAATGGCcatggatgaaaaaaatctctaaaggATATTTCCGAGGATCCAG aacGAGTCCTGAGAGAGATCCCCTCATTCTGCTGTCCCGAGAAACCCCAGAACTTGTTGATGCTGAGTACACTAAAAACCAGGCTTGGAAATCTGAAAAG GACACCTTAGGGAAGCCTCCTGCAAAGGAAATTCCACTGGTTGATCACTGCAAATACAA GTATCTGTTTAATTTCCGGGGAGTGGCTGCCAGTTTCCGGCTGAAACACCTTTTCTTATGTGGTTCACTTGTGTTTCACGTTGGAGAAGAGTGGTTGGAGTTCTTCTACCCTCAGCTGAAGCCTTGGGTCCACTACATCCCAGTCCGATCAGACCTCTCTAACGTCAG GGAGCTGCTGCAGTTTGTAAAGGAGAATGATGCCATAGCACAAGAAATTTCAGAGAG